A region from the Vicia villosa cultivar HV-30 ecotype Madison, WI linkage group LG3, Vvil1.0, whole genome shotgun sequence genome encodes:
- the LOC131657545 gene encoding probable F-box protein At1g44080 translates to MMIDSKTVLGVPPFPIKEWAELPQDIIEFISKKLTLYSDYLRFRCVCRTWNSYVPKTPLHLPPQFPWLMLSHTTFFDPSTHKFHHLNLPLSSSHNTLICGSSFGWLIILHEISEVRLLNPITHVTLSLPSLYTLPEFVRKPLESNNNNFLYKVVLSSSPSLSHDFAAFSILNFSQLAFCKKSCDSWCLFSVNENHVWTDVVSKNGLFYVVSTKGMIAVCDVEGPRVSIIETTNSGNLLKDIYCVMFSGEVMLLVSRSFPEIDVSHTKMFRVLKMNWNMLNWEEIHTLGENMLFVGLRSCVSFSAADFAGCRPNLIYFTNDFFGRDDFGIYSLSDESVELLASYPINSDGRLRFPVWVTPNPR, encoded by the coding sequence ATGATGATTGATAGCAAAACAGTTCTTGGTGTTCCCCCGTTTCCAATAAAAGAGTGGGCTGAGTTACCACAAGATATCATTGAATTCATATCTAAAAAGTTGACACTCTACTCCGACTATCTTCGATTCCGATGCGTCTGTCGCACCTGGAATTCCTATGTTCCAAAAACTCCTCTCCATCTACCACCTCAATTCCCATGGCTCATGCTTTCTCACACTACCTTCTTTGATCCATCCACCCACAAATTCCACCACCTCAATCTCCCTCTATCTTCTTCTCACAACACTCTTATCTGTGGCTCTTCTTTTGGCTGGCTAATCATTCTCCATGAAATCTCCGAGGTTCGTCTTCTCAACCCTATAACACACGTCACACTTTCTCTTCCTTCCCTCTACACTTTGCCAGAGTTTGTCAGAAAGCCTTTGGAATCTAATAATAACAATTTCCTTTACAAAGTTGTCTTGTCGTCTAGCCCCTCGCTTAGCCACGACTTCGCTGCATTCTCCATTCTAAATTTCAGTCAGTTGGCATTTTGTAAAAAGAGCTGTGATTCTTGGTGTCTCTTTAGTGTGAATGAAAATCACGTGTGGACTGATGTTGTATccaaaaacggtttgttttatgtTGTGAGCACGAAAGGTATGATAGCGGTGTGTGATGTTGAAGGTCCTCGAGTCTCCATTATTGAGACGACAAACTCTGGCAACTTATTGAAGGATATTTACTGTGTTATGTTTTCCGGGGAGGTCATGTTGTTGGTCTCTCGGTCTTTTCCAGAGATAGATGTATCGCATACAAAAATGTTTCGAGTTTTAAAGATGAACTGGAATATGCTAAATTGGGAAGAAATTCATACTCTGGGCGAAAACATGTTGTTTGTAGGGCTGAGGTCTTGTGTTTCTTTTTCTGCTGCGGATTTTGCTGGATGTCGTCCAAATCTTATCTATTTCACTAACGATTTTTTTGGGAGAGACGATTTTGGCATCTATAGTTTATCAGATGAAAGTGTTGAGTTGTTGGCCAGTTATCCAATAAATTCAGATGGTCGTTTAAGATTTCCAGTTTGGGTTACACCAAATCCGCGTTGA
- the LOC131654915 gene encoding F-box/kelch-repeat protein At3g18720-like gives MNSSTSLGVPPFQGKRMVVDWAELPQEIIELISKRITIYSDYLRFLRVCRSPETPLHILPPQLPWLMLSHNSFFDPSTKEIHHLNLPLSSSHKSRICCSSFGWLVILHDISKVRLLNPITCVTLSLPSLYTLPKFVRKPLKSNCNQFLHKIVLSSSPSLSDDFAALAILNFGALAFCRKGYDSWVLLRMNAFHEWMDVVCNNGLFYAVSTKGVIAVYDVKGPRVSIIETTNFVHS, from the coding sequence ATGAATAGCAGTACAAGTCTTGGCGTTCCTCCGTTCCAGGGAAAAAGAATGGTCGTAGACTGGGCTGAATTACCACAAGAAATCATTGAATTAATATCCAAAAGAATCACAATCTACTCCGACTATCTCCGATTCCTACGCGTTTGTCGCAGTCCCGAAACCCCTCTCCATATACTACCACCTCAACTCCCATGGCTCATGCTTTCTCACAATTCCTTCTTTGACCCATCCACCAAAGAAATCCACCACCTCAATCTCCCTCTATCATCTTCTCACAAATCTCGAATCTGCTGTTCCTCTTTTGGCTGGCTCGTCATTCTCCACGATATCTCCAAAGTTCGTCTTCTCAACCCTATAACATGTGTCACACtttctcttccttctctctacacTTTGCCAAAGTTTGTTAGAAAGCCTTTGAAATCTAATTGTAACCAATTCCTTCATAAAATTGTCTTGTCTTCTAGCCCCTCGCTAAGTGACGACTTCGCTGCTCTAGCCATTCTTAATTTTGGTGCGTTAGCATTCTGTAGAAAAGGCTATGATTCTTGGGTTCTCCTCAGAATGAATGCGTTTCACGAATGGATGGATGTTGTATGCAATAACGGTTTGTTTTATGCTGTGAGCACGAAAGGAGTGATAGCGGTGTATGATGTTAAAGGTCCTCGAGTCTCCATTATTGAGACGACAAACTTTGTCCATTCTTGA
- the LOC131660312 gene encoding probable F-box protein At1g44080 produces the protein MMNSSTSLGVPPFPIKEGKRMSAEWAELPQEIVEYISKRLTIYIDYLRFRCVCRPWNYYVPKIPLHLPPQLPWLMLSHNSFFDLSTNKLHRLNLPSFSHETRIIGSSHGWLVIIDGYGWVHLLNPIICATVSLPSLRNFPESVRMLFLDHNIYLIKVVLSASPLLNKDFAALAILSRRNLAFCRKGYDSWVLFNANENHHWIDAVYKNGLFYVVSVIGTVAVCDVEGPSISIIETTISTGSLHRICYVMFSGEDMLMVTRDFTLEFEPLEFGPEPDVWTVGFVIYKLNWNLLKWEEIQTLGEHSLFIGKNYSLSFSAADFVGCRSNCVYFTDDLAGKRDFGIYSLSDERIEQLPCNPQNSYCCFGCPIWVTPNPQ, from the coding sequence ATGATGAATAGCAGTACAAGTCTTGGTGTTCCTCCGTTCCCAATAAAAGAGGGAAAAAGAATGAGCGCAGAGTGGGCTGAGTTACCGCAAGAAATCGTTGAATATATATCGAAAAGGTTGACGATCTACATAGACTATCTCCGATTCCGATGTGTATGTCGACCTTGGAATTACTATGTTCCCAAAATCCCTCTCCATCTACCTCCTCAACTCCCATGGCTCATGCTTTCTCATAATTCCTTTTTTGACCTCTCCACCAACAAACTCCACCGCCTTAATCTCCCTTCTTTTTCTCACGAGACTCGTATCATTGGTTCTTCTCATGGTTGGCTTGTTATTATCGACGGATATGGCTGGGTTCATCTTCTTAATCCTATAATATGTGCCACAGTCTCTCTTCCTTCTCTCCGCAATTTTCCTGAGTCGGTTAGAATGCTTTTTTTGGATCATAATATCTACCTTATCAAAGTTGTCTTGTCAGCTAGCCCTTTGCTCAACAAGGACTTTGCCGCACTCGCTATTCTCAGTCGTAGAAACTTAGCATTCTGCAGAAAAGGCTATGATTCTTGGGTTCTCTTCAATGCAAATGAAAATCACCACTGGATAGACGCTGTATACAAAAACGGTCTGTTTTATGTTGTGAGCGTGATAGGAACGGTAGCGGTTTGCGATGTTGAGGGTCCCAGTATCTCTATTATTGAGACGACGATCTCTACTGGTTCCTTGCATAGAATCTGCTATGTAATGTTCTCCGGGGAGGACATGTTGATGGTTACTCGGGATTTTACATTGGAATTTGAGCCTCTGGAGTTTGGGCCAGAACCCGATGTTTGGACAGTAGGGTTTGTGATTTATAAGTTGAATTGGAATTTGCTCAAGTGGGAGGAAATTCAAACTTTGGGCGAACACTCGTTATTTATTGGAAAGAATTATTCGCTTTCCTTTTCTGCTGCTGATTTTGTTGGATGCCGTTCTAATTGTGTCTATTTCACtgatgatcttgctgggaaaCGCGATTTTGGCATCTATAGTTTATCAGATGAGCGCATTGAGCAGTTGCCCTGCAATCCACAAAATTCGTATTGTTGTTTTGGGTGTCCAATTTGGGTTACaccaaatccgcaatga